In a single window of the Cucumis melo cultivar AY chromosome 11, USDA_Cmelo_AY_1.0, whole genome shotgun sequence genome:
- the LOC103497480 gene encoding uncharacterized protein LOC103497480, translating into MKVELYLNSGTSIGNGWPLNPNFHFFLSHRKPTHSPTLSMPSHRPTVSRRLLTVPPPVVAEANKNAAMTDTPVRIVAIVGEGSISPLKSTPWEEVMLHTAKRLKWVDEGYEMHVFADNVCNVTRQDTGTIQIICEADILVVVAVTSKDSVLWIRMNCENIQNIICFESAAELVNKLGGISFPSETKGNLLESFFGNSQLLEKRKKSEEVVQTVFEAWDRRNSDDIRFCLLVIINAYIKPVPILQNLRSKGFSTLNCMVKNCGRQILNCLMDANCRKALQCLNQCSPVDQVCNYRCIASYESPNLEAFSLCVLQKHNCLDLDAKIPEKPYVPSIERFRGKELCHETAEDLFIGWLGSLEWSWRVVAGQNPAYDQFPCQYQLFYRGKARGSFWYEPVFMVKTLEGKMVWRRRRYRVKRGKIAGTFLFSVLDNGVVSNEFWSIVDVCDDLSWGLFHYNGAARAAGQSYTGAVLVSRDGKYPENDHQKERIVAALEKCGIKDWELFAVDNSSCLDPPLGIPDGSTLHYVIEVK; encoded by the exons ATGAAAGTTGAGTTGTATTTGAATTCAGGAACTAGTATCGGAAATGGATGGCCTCTCAACCCCAATTTCCATTTCTTCCTTTCACATCGAAAACCCACTCATTCCCCTACTCTGTCGATGCCCAGCCACCGGCCTACTGTTTCTCGTCGGCTGCTCACAGTTCCACCGCCCGTAGTTGCTGAGGCGAACAAGAACGCGGCGATGACGGATACTCCGGTGAGAATAGTGGCGATCGTTGGTGAAGGAAGCATTAGTCCCTTGAAATCCACTCCTTGGGAAGAAGTTATGCTTCACACC gcaaagCGACTAAAATGGGTTGATGAAGGCTATGAAATGCACGTCTTTGCTGATAATGTTTGTAACGTAACTCGTCAAGATACTGGAACCATTCAAATCATATGTGAAGCGGATATTTTGGTGGTTGTTGCTGTCACAAGTAAGGATTCAGTCTTATGGATACGCATGAACTGCGAAAACATCCAAAACATTATTTGCTTTGAATCTGCAGCTGAGTTGGTTAACAAATTAGGGGGAATATCCTTTCCTAGTGAAACCAAAGGAAATTTACTGGAAAGCTTTTTTGGAAATTCTCAGCTGttggagaaaagaaagaaatctgAGGAAGTAGTGCAGACTGTATTTGAGGCATGGGATCGTCGAAATTCCGACGATATAAGGTTCTGTTTGTTGGTTATAATCAATGCATATATAAAACCTGTTCCGATACTGCAAAATCTAAGATCAAAAGGTTTTTCAACTCTAAATTGCATGGTAAAGAATTGTGGAAGGCAAATATTGAATTGCTTGATGGATGCTAATTGTAGAAAAGCTCTTCAATGCTTGAATCAATGCAGCCCAGTGGATCAAGTATGCAACTACAGATGTATTGCTTCATATGAAAGTCCAAATCTTGAAGCATTTTCATTATGTGTGCTGCAAAAGCACAATTGTCTGGACTTGGAtgctaaaattcctgaaaagcCTTACGTGCCTTCAATCGAGAGATTTCGAGGAAAGGAGCTATGCCACGAAACGGCAGAGGATCTTTTTATTGGTTGGTTAGGGAGTTTGGAGTGGAGTTGGCGTGTTGTAGCTGGGCAAAATCCTGCTTATGATCAGTTTCCATGTCAATACCAATTGTTTTACAGAGGGAAAGCGAGAGGATCGTTCTGGTACGAGCCAGTATTCATGGTCAAAACCTTGGAAGGAAAAATGGTGTGGAGGCGACGACGGTATCGAGTAAAGAGAGGGAAAATTGCAGGAACATTCTTGTTCAGTGTGTTGGATAATGGTGTTGTTTCAAATGAGTTTTGGAGCATTGTAGATGTATGTGATGATCTATCTTGGGGTTTGTTTCATTATAATGGTGCTGCTCGAGCTGCGGGACAGTCGTATACGGGCGCAGTTCTTGTTAGTCGAGATGGTAAATACCCTGAAAATGATCATCAAAAAGAGAGAATTGTTGCTGCTTTGGAGAAATGTGGAATAAAAGATTGGGAACTCTTTGCAGTTGATAACTCCTCTTGTTTAGATCCTCCGCTTGGAATTCCAGATGGTTCAACTTTGCATTATGTGATTGAGGTTAAATAA
- the LOC103497479 gene encoding ras-related protein Rab7-like isoform X1 — protein MDVSATKRRLLKVIFLGDSGVGKTSLMNRYVYKKFNLQYKATIGADFMTKELQIDDQLVTLQVWDTAGQERFQSLGAAFYRGADCCVFVYDVNAVKSFESLTSWHEEFLKQAGPADPKAFPFLLLGNKIDVDNGHNRAVSEKRARQWCDSRGSMPYFETSAKEDYNVNEAFLCIAKAALTNEEEEEPYFESISESVSEVETRGGGGGGCAC, from the exons ATGGATGTTTCTGCTACCAAAAGAAGGCTCCTCAAAGTCATCTTCCTCGGTGACAGTGG AGTTGGAAAGACTTCTTTGATGAATCG ATATGTGTATAAGAAGTTTAATCTACAGTATAAAGCAACAATTGGTGCTGACTTTATGACAAAGGAGCTACAGATTGATGACCAACTTGTCACATTGCAA GTTTGGGACACAGCTGGGCAAGAAAGGTTTCAGAGTCTAGGGGCTGCATTTTACAGAGGAGCAGATTGCTGTGTTTTTGTTTATGACGTGAATGCGGTCAAATCATTTGAGTCACTAACTAGTTGGCATGAGGAGTTTCTCAAGCAG GCCGGGCCAGCTGATCCGAAAGCATTTCCCTTCCTTTTACTTGGAAACAAGATTGATGTAGACAATGGGCATAACCGAGCC GTATCCGAGAAAAGAGCAAGACAATGGTGTGATTCTAGGGGAAGCATGCCATACTTTGAGACCTCTGCAAAAGAGGATTATAATGTCAATGAAGCATTTCTTTGCATTGCAAAAGCTGCACTAACCAACGAAGAAGAGGAAGAACC TTACTTTGAAAGTATTTCCGAGTCGGTTTCAGAGGTGGAGACAAGAGGAGGAGGAGGTGGTGGTTGTGCTTGTTAA
- the LOC103497479 gene encoding ras-related protein Rab7-like isoform X2: protein MDVSATKRRLLKVIFLGDSGYVYKKFNLQYKATIGADFMTKELQIDDQLVTLQVWDTAGQERFQSLGAAFYRGADCCVFVYDVNAVKSFESLTSWHEEFLKQAGPADPKAFPFLLLGNKIDVDNGHNRAVSEKRARQWCDSRGSMPYFETSAKEDYNVNEAFLCIAKAALTNEEEEEPYFESISESVSEVETRGGGGGGCAC from the exons ATGGATGTTTCTGCTACCAAAAGAAGGCTCCTCAAAGTCATCTTCCTCGGTGACAGTGG ATATGTGTATAAGAAGTTTAATCTACAGTATAAAGCAACAATTGGTGCTGACTTTATGACAAAGGAGCTACAGATTGATGACCAACTTGTCACATTGCAA GTTTGGGACACAGCTGGGCAAGAAAGGTTTCAGAGTCTAGGGGCTGCATTTTACAGAGGAGCAGATTGCTGTGTTTTTGTTTATGACGTGAATGCGGTCAAATCATTTGAGTCACTAACTAGTTGGCATGAGGAGTTTCTCAAGCAG GCCGGGCCAGCTGATCCGAAAGCATTTCCCTTCCTTTTACTTGGAAACAAGATTGATGTAGACAATGGGCATAACCGAGCC GTATCCGAGAAAAGAGCAAGACAATGGTGTGATTCTAGGGGAAGCATGCCATACTTTGAGACCTCTGCAAAAGAGGATTATAATGTCAATGAAGCATTTCTTTGCATTGCAAAAGCTGCACTAACCAACGAAGAAGAGGAAGAACC TTACTTTGAAAGTATTTCCGAGTCGGTTTCAGAGGTGGAGACAAGAGGAGGAGGAGGTGGTGGTTGTGCTTGTTAA